One genomic region from Sphingobacterium sp. UGAL515B_05 encodes:
- a CDS encoding phosphatidate cytidylyltransferase — translation MYVLMANIVLLFFGIGALVTGYLNKNSQVAQARERWLKLGFYFLILILVFFSIYMDYVRLLAICIGIVGFYEIVKAHLYSERPLLFLCPVVVLYLALIAAFINFGHRASTEKVCFIYFMVVIFDGFSQLCGQLFGKRKLIPSISPNKTVEGLIGALVIATGTSLFLFPSIDLSITQTLKTALFICISALLGDLLASWYKRSCQIKDYGTLIPGHGGILDRFDSFIFSGAMYGLIYL, via the coding sequence ATGTATGTATTGATGGCGAATATAGTGTTGTTATTTTTTGGTATCGGGGCATTGGTCACGGGCTATCTCAATAAGAATAGTCAAGTTGCACAAGCCAGGGAACGCTGGTTAAAACTAGGTTTTTACTTCCTGATTTTGATCCTTGTCTTTTTTTCCATTTATATGGACTATGTCAGGCTTTTGGCTATTTGCATTGGAATAGTCGGTTTTTACGAAATTGTCAAGGCCCACCTATATTCAGAACGACCGCTGCTATTCTTATGTCCTGTAGTGGTCCTTTATCTCGCTCTTATAGCGGCGTTTATAAACTTCGGGCATAGGGCATCGACAGAAAAGGTTTGTTTTATCTATTTTATGGTGGTAATTTTTGATGGTTTCAGCCAGCTCTGCGGTCAATTATTCGGTAAAAGGAAACTTATTCCCTCGATTAGTCCCAATAAAACTGTTGAAGGTTTAATTGGCGCTTTGGTCATTGCTACTGGTACCAGCCTTTTCCTCTTTCCATCCATCGACCTGTCCATCACGCAAACTTTAAAGACCGCCCTTTTTATTTGCATTTCCGCATTGCTGGGCGATCTATTGGCTTCGTGGTACAAACGAAGCTGTCAAATTAAAGATTACGGCACCCTCATTCCAGGGCATGGCGGAATACTGGATCGATTTGACAGCTTTATATTCAGTGGAGCTATGTACGGACTAATTTATCTTTAA
- a CDS encoding IPT/TIG domain-containing protein — MNRFVIFFGIFIVLGIQACHKDKDNPPEQSTKSKLEDVLTGIDSLKSFTADFKSASLTEEELSQGITVFTLSERILADVSVAKNNLQPVTAGGQDLPRLRAANEANGSDFKDGSSIKDYIVKGRFSLSDLTADKKLTTLSGKTITVQVLNGMVYLNGVQVFNNPISNNSAFAVFALSSFINYGSMLALDNQALAKAAPGIPGGILTILGQNFSEKPEQNLVTLNGKNALVNEASKNKLVITIPAEATTGLLTVAVNNKTVSSLSAIPVLFPNVSTVSGIQALGCQHIQGIAVDNNNTLYFTDPSNHRTLSYDANGHAAIYQPLSPPVKDINGDGIIDANDAELIITDPWAITLGNDGKIYVGGKNNEIPGIFRFSPNTPKQTEHWAGSSDLNLEGRRLNTGMSPIALLADGETILYANNFSNQQYVVNRIAGDNIMGWLYNINLLNVDPTYQQSATMLGMTKMKNASTFYFADGTGKRIWKKDQNGLYLLAGANNNNHKPAQDGQGNAALFGSPMGIALYSDQYIVVCDNDYNNHNYSIRVVNSYGVVTTIAGGNNPTNSSKDGIGKAAQFNGVNAIAVDKDNMLYVASDDGSIRKIQFK; from the coding sequence ATGAATAGATTCGTTATTTTTTTTGGAATATTCATTGTTTTGGGTATCCAAGCCTGTCATAAGGATAAAGACAATCCACCGGAACAAAGTACCAAATCGAAACTCGAGGATGTACTAACAGGAATAGATTCACTGAAATCTTTTACCGCCGACTTTAAAAGCGCTTCACTTACTGAGGAAGAGCTTAGTCAGGGTATCACAGTCTTTACCCTGAGTGAGCGGATCCTTGCCGATGTGTCTGTGGCAAAGAATAACCTGCAACCTGTGACCGCGGGAGGTCAAGATCTACCCCGGCTAAGGGCAGCAAATGAAGCCAATGGATCCGATTTTAAGGATGGCTCTTCCATCAAGGACTATATTGTCAAGGGCCGCTTTTCATTAAGCGATTTAACAGCCGACAAGAAATTGACTACACTAAGCGGCAAAACCATTACCGTTCAGGTCCTCAACGGTATGGTCTACTTAAACGGGGTACAGGTATTCAATAATCCCATCAGCAACAACAGTGCATTTGCTGTATTTGCCTTATCGTCCTTTATTAACTATGGTAGTATGCTCGCGCTGGACAACCAGGCACTCGCCAAAGCAGCACCAGGCATACCTGGGGGCATCTTAACGATCTTAGGTCAGAATTTCAGCGAGAAACCGGAGCAAAACCTCGTAACACTCAACGGCAAAAATGCCCTGGTAAATGAAGCTTCAAAAAATAAGCTGGTTATCACCATTCCCGCAGAAGCCACGACGGGATTGCTGACAGTAGCTGTCAACAATAAAACGGTGAGCAGCCTGTCGGCTATCCCCGTCTTATTTCCCAATGTAAGCACAGTCAGCGGCATACAAGCTTTGGGATGTCAGCATATTCAGGGCATCGCTGTCGACAACAACAATACCCTGTACTTCACCGATCCGTCCAACCACCGCACCCTATCCTACGATGCAAATGGGCATGCCGCCATCTATCAGCCACTGAGCCCACCCGTAAAAGACATCAACGGCGACGGAATTATTGATGCCAATGATGCCGAACTTATCATCACGGATCCCTGGGCGATTACCTTGGGTAACGACGGAAAAATATATGTGGGCGGAAAAAACAACGAAATCCCCGGCATATTCCGCTTCAGCCCCAATACGCCAAAGCAAACCGAACATTGGGCCGGTAGCAGCGACTTAAATCTAGAAGGGCGCCGCTTAAATACGGGCATGAGTCCAATTGCCCTTTTAGCCGATGGCGAGACGATCCTGTATGCAAATAACTTTAGCAATCAGCAATATGTGGTCAACAGGATTGCTGGCGACAATATTATGGGCTGGTTGTATAATATCAACTTATTAAATGTAGACCCTACCTACCAGCAATCTGCCACGATGCTGGGCATGACAAAAATGAAAAACGCAAGTACCTTTTACTTTGCTGATGGTACTGGTAAACGTATATGGAAAAAAGATCAAAATGGGCTTTACCTCCTTGCCGGAGCCAATAATAACAACCATAAACCCGCCCAGGACGGTCAGGGCAATGCAGCATTATTTGGCAGTCCGATGGGTATAGCCCTGTACTCAGACCAGTATATTGTCGTCTGTGATAACGACTACAACAACCACAATTATAGTATCCGGGTTGTCAATAGCTATGGTGTAGTGACCACCATTGCTGGTGGCAACAACCCGACCAACAGCAGCAAAGACGGTATCGGCAAAGCAGCACAGTTTAATGGCGTCAATGCCATTGCAGTCGATAAGGACAATATGCTCTACGTGGCATCTGATGACGGATCTATACGAAAAATTCAGTTCAAATAG
- a CDS encoding serine hydrolase domain-containing protein → MKTSLDSLVQRSAKHYLLSPITVDLSIGIITGDLAQQYHFHRGKGNLSRTNTIFGLGSIAKTFVGIMLAQAVIEKKVNLDDDIRKYLPGDYPNLQYKGHPVRLVDLANHTSALPSMSRNYDDKYLDSITKLPQKAFREFYRVYTADSLFRDMRNFVLDTVPGTKFRYNGNAMMVLIAQLERVYHKPYNDLVTSYLKDQLGMKDTKPQLSAKDEQRLIAGHDDRGKVLPFIPDYGYRAAPSMFSTLGDMLEYASANLKNNHAAIALSHKTTFTRPDGMHMGLGWMMDKEENGLSYLMHTGRDGCGFTALCYLYPEKNTAIIILANDSSGQDRLAELKDTLLTNMLKLRNSNSFQTH, encoded by the coding sequence TTGAAAACTTCGCTGGATAGCTTAGTTCAACGGTCGGCAAAACACTATCTACTATCCCCGATTACCGTTGACCTATCAATCGGAATAATAACAGGCGATTTAGCACAGCAATACCATTTTCACCGTGGTAAGGGCAATTTGAGTCGTACCAATACCATTTTCGGTTTAGGTTCCATTGCAAAAACGTTCGTCGGCATAATGCTTGCGCAGGCCGTCATCGAAAAGAAAGTAAATCTTGATGATGATATCCGAAAATATTTGCCTGGGGATTATCCAAATTTGCAGTATAAGGGGCATCCTGTTCGACTGGTAGATCTGGCAAACCACACTTCAGCCCTACCATCGATGTCGAGAAATTATGATGATAAATATCTCGATAGCATCACCAAATTGCCCCAGAAAGCATTTCGGGAGTTTTACCGTGTTTATACCGCCGACAGCCTGTTCCGGGATATGCGCAATTTTGTGCTTGATACGGTTCCTGGCACAAAATTCCGCTACAATGGAAATGCGATGATGGTGTTGATTGCCCAATTGGAACGCGTTTATCACAAACCCTACAACGATCTGGTCACTTCATATTTAAAAGATCAACTGGGCATGAAGGATACAAAACCACAGCTCTCGGCAAAGGATGAGCAGCGGCTCATCGCCGGTCATGATGACCGAGGAAAAGTGTTGCCCTTTATTCCAGACTATGGTTACAGAGCTGCTCCCTCCATGTTTTCAACACTCGGTGATATGCTCGAGTATGCATCCGCTAATCTAAAGAACAACCATGCAGCCATCGCACTAAGCCATAAAACTACGTTTACAAGGCCCGACGGTATGCACATGGGATTGGGTTGGATGATGGATAAGGAGGAAAATGGTCTCTCCTACCTTATGCACACAGGGCGCGACGGCTGTGGCTTCACTGCACTATGCTACCTATACCCCGAAAAGAATACCGCTATTATCATCCTTGCAAACGATAGTAGCGGCCAGGACAGATTAGCTGAACTGAAGGATACACTGCTCACAAATATGCTAAAACTCCGTAATTCAAATTCGTTTCAAACGCACTAA
- a CDS encoding phosphatidate cytidylyltransferase has translation MKNDLENMLLLGTLFLLLFGLAELLYQQFKVKAEFTRKLVHVGTGIICISFPILISSHWSVFILCGLFTWILLLSIKFDLLNSIHAIDRKSVGSLAYPAGVYLCFLAQTLLDKGAIFYYLPLLTLAICDPMAALSGKKWPYGAYRLFGARKTLLGSAVFFVCALITVVVIGHCMQEPSLHMSEITMICTLALVVTIAEACSKDGYDNISIPVSSMLSLYMLFP, from the coding sequence ATGAAAAACGATTTAGAGAACATGCTCCTGTTAGGCACCCTTTTCTTGTTGCTATTCGGACTTGCTGAACTATTGTATCAACAGTTTAAGGTCAAAGCAGAGTTTACCCGAAAACTCGTTCATGTAGGTACGGGGATAATCTGCATATCATTTCCGATTTTGATCAGCAGTCACTGGTCTGTTTTCATCCTATGCGGATTGTTCACTTGGATATTATTGCTGTCCATCAAGTTCGATTTATTGAATTCTATCCATGCAATCGACCGAAAATCTGTCGGTAGCCTGGCCTATCCTGCTGGAGTCTATCTTTGCTTTCTCGCACAGACATTGTTAGACAAAGGAGCTATTTTTTATTATTTGCCCTTGCTCACCTTGGCAATATGTGATCCGATGGCAGCATTATCTGGCAAAAAATGGCCTTATGGTGCTTACCGTCTATTTGGTGCACGAAAAACACTACTAGGATCTGCAGTGTTCTTTGTATGCGCTTTGATTACCGTCGTTGTAATTGGACACTGTATGCAAGAGCCAAGCCTGCACATGAGCGAAATCACCATGATATGTACCCTGGCTCTCGTCGTGACCATAGCCGAAGCATGTAGCAAAGACGGTTACGACAATATAAGCATTCCGGTCAGTAGCATGCTCAGTCTGTATATGCTATTTCCCTGA
- a CDS encoding FMN-dependent NADH-azoreductase: MKTILHITSSARADSSYSTNLGKEIIDRIRKKYGSTSVVTWDLVDTPPPLYTHEMIQGFYTPVDTPDYCSIESLVYANDLIERINAADTLVISTPMHNFGISAHLKAWIDQLVRFGVTYTYNDTGNRVGLIADKDVYLAIASGGMQSSSPVQDYIADYLAAVFRTYVGITKIQTYRIEGTAFPNFSPDYNAILADFPH; the protein is encoded by the coding sequence ATGAAGACCATTTTACACATTACATCAAGTGCAAGAGCAGACAGCTCCTATAGCACAAATTTGGGCAAAGAAATTATCGATCGTATCAGAAAAAAATACGGTTCAACCTCGGTTGTCACATGGGATCTGGTTGATACACCTCCGCCTCTGTATACCCATGAGATGATTCAGGGATTTTATACCCCAGTAGATACGCCAGATTACTGTTCGATTGAGTCATTGGTTTATGCGAATGATTTAATTGAGCGAATTAATGCGGCGGACACGCTCGTCATCAGTACGCCAATGCATAATTTCGGCATTTCTGCTCACCTTAAAGCATGGATCGATCAACTGGTTCGTTTTGGTGTTACCTACACGTATAATGACACCGGAAATCGTGTTGGACTTATCGCGGATAAAGATGTCTATTTGGCTATTGCTTCCGGTGGAATGCAAAGTTCATCGCCGGTACAAGACTACATAGCGGATTATCTAGCTGCTGTCTTCCGAACCTATGTTGGGATAACGAAAATTCAGACGTATCGAATAGAGGGTACGGCTTTCCCTAATTTTTCGCCCGATTACAACGCGATATTGGCTGACTTTCCCCACTGA
- a CDS encoding helix-turn-helix transcriptional regulator, which produces MERLFRSESLAMYYDEDRDIFMGKWDNCNVAEKLIAGIKEYKGIFEKIVPEKVIWDLSSMSYIIPTELQNWILDFLDIPACRHGIDYKVAHILSSDIYTSISVMNMYVDGKTTFRPHFFSHENTALDWVNLTNNGPISETETLPPLLKVESLLNENKGRITLDVDSAEVPEYLLDILKVIKNRRFFSAGIRNYMLLTAKEKVILTLILQGKANKNIADILSISCETVKTHRRNLLRKLQCKNMNELMRFQIFL; this is translated from the coding sequence ATGGAACGCCTTTTTAGATCAGAGAGCCTAGCCATGTATTACGATGAAGATCGCGATATTTTTATGGGTAAGTGGGATAACTGCAATGTAGCGGAAAAGCTCATCGCAGGAATCAAAGAGTACAAGGGAATTTTTGAGAAAATAGTGCCTGAAAAGGTAATCTGGGATCTCTCTTCCATGAGTTATATCATTCCGACGGAACTACAAAACTGGATTCTTGATTTCCTGGATATACCTGCCTGTCGGCATGGTATAGACTATAAGGTTGCGCATATCTTAAGTTCCGATATCTACACGAGCATCAGCGTGATGAATATGTACGTGGATGGGAAAACGACCTTTAGACCCCATTTCTTTTCGCATGAAAATACCGCGCTGGACTGGGTTAACTTAACGAACAATGGACCTATTTCCGAAACAGAAACCCTGCCGCCCTTACTGAAAGTCGAGTCTTTGCTCAATGAGAACAAGGGGCGGATTACCCTCGATGTGGACAGTGCGGAAGTTCCGGAATATCTGCTAGATATTCTTAAAGTTATCAAAAACCGGCGTTTTTTTTCAGCGGGGATTCGAAACTATATGCTGCTTACTGCAAAGGAGAAAGTGATCCTGACGCTGATCTTGCAGGGAAAAGCCAATAAAAATATTGCGGATATCCTGAGCATATCCTGCGAAACGGTAAAGACTCACCGGCGCAATTTGCTTCGAAAACTGCAGTGCAAGAATATGAACGAACTGATGCGGTTTCAAATATTTTTGTAG
- a CDS encoding GAF domain-containing protein — protein sequence MQFNFAFDSSPFKTLIAFHKIIPSFEAAALSPVGFQASYARSLLEEISKYPELIDGVEKAEDLLRYEPIIKVLLADLFPSSLTHNEIKAITIPFHLYTFNHTARLEKILADAGDHYEFSLRDISPDTYYILNCCVIISQYYGFKVDAMDAPLFLDIPDKDNIIHHYRVLFNADFIDVLPTERALELSEEDIIELIDNFSDIALWKSKFPEQSWILKGFSIMTLFDATIENAVSSFKSNLLREKSAVQLAEIESIFRSIYKINDLRIGLTSFEKVRNEYNLRIVEKQLYSHLLYDSTIEECENMLCSETLENLLTKDEYFVVPDIDKLPLDDPKQAYFINKLKQQQVKSFIFVPLVEGDKVLGLLEMSSSKVRELNSVNANKLNFILPFIKDKVSKAFAETENQIEAVIQKEYTAIHPSVKWRFQEEAMHFLNDRAFGKDYALQEIVFDHVYPLYGQIDVQGSSESRNQAIRQDLINQSKELIALFTAVNQTQRLPLFEQKVFDLERNLTTLQQALLTDTEQLMLDYFNQDIHPILENFRKNNKNSVATEAIDSYFERINLSIGGFYEARQDYDNSITLINKRLVAILDEKQVEAQEYFPHYYERYKTDGIEHNMYIGASIAPDKNFDLYYLRNLRLWQLQVMCEMESQFRQLQPELPHQLEVTSLILVFATPISIRFRMDEKQFDIDGSYNVRYEIAKKRIDKAKIKGSTERITQKGKLVIVYSNVHEEAEYLSYINLLQHKGLIDSEIEHFEVEDLQGLVGLKAIRVRFKFGDT from the coding sequence ATGCAGTTTAACTTCGCCTTTGATTCCAGTCCGTTTAAAACCCTGATCGCTTTTCATAAGATTATACCATCCTTTGAAGCAGCGGCCCTATCGCCGGTTGGCTTTCAGGCCAGCTATGCCCGATCGCTGCTGGAAGAAATCAGCAAATACCCCGAACTTATCGATGGGGTCGAAAAAGCAGAAGACCTGCTGCGCTATGAGCCTATTATCAAGGTGCTGCTGGCCGACCTGTTCCCAAGCTCACTGACACATAATGAGATTAAGGCCATTACCATTCCCTTCCATCTCTATACGTTCAACCATACCGCAAGACTGGAAAAAATATTAGCGGATGCCGGCGATCACTATGAATTTAGCCTTCGTGATATCTCGCCCGATACCTATTATATTCTCAATTGCTGCGTTATCATCAGCCAGTATTATGGCTTTAAGGTGGATGCCATGGATGCCCCCCTCTTTTTGGATATTCCAGACAAGGATAATATCATCCATCATTACCGCGTCCTATTCAATGCCGATTTTATCGATGTCCTTCCGACAGAACGGGCGCTCGAACTTTCGGAAGAAGATATTATCGAACTGATCGACAACTTTTCGGATATTGCCCTATGGAAGTCCAAATTCCCCGAGCAGAGCTGGATCCTGAAAGGATTTTCCATTATGACGCTTTTTGATGCCACTATTGAAAATGCGGTATCCAGCTTCAAGAGCAATCTGCTGCGCGAAAAAAGTGCTGTCCAACTTGCAGAAATAGAAAGCATTTTCCGGTCGATTTATAAAATAAATGATCTGCGCATCGGATTGACCTCCTTTGAAAAGGTCAGGAACGAATACAACTTACGGATTGTCGAAAAACAGCTGTACAGTCATCTGCTTTATGATTCGACGATCGAGGAATGTGAAAACATGCTCTGCAGCGAGACCTTGGAGAACCTGCTCACTAAGGACGAATATTTTGTTGTACCGGATATTGACAAGCTGCCGTTGGATGATCCAAAGCAGGCCTATTTTATCAACAAACTCAAGCAGCAACAAGTAAAGAGCTTTATTTTTGTTCCCCTGGTCGAAGGCGACAAAGTGCTGGGTCTACTGGAAATGTCCTCGTCCAAGGTTCGGGAACTCAATTCGGTCAATGCCAACAAGCTCAACTTCATCTTGCCCTTTATCAAAGATAAAGTCTCGAAAGCCTTTGCAGAAACTGAAAATCAGATCGAAGCGGTGATCCAAAAGGAATATACCGCTATACACCCGAGTGTCAAATGGCGATTTCAGGAAGAAGCCATGCATTTCCTCAACGACCGCGCCTTTGGAAAAGACTATGCCCTGCAGGAAATTGTCTTTGACCATGTTTATCCGCTCTATGGGCAGATCGACGTACAGGGCTCCTCAGAATCCCGCAATCAGGCCATCCGCCAAGATCTGATCAATCAGAGCAAGGAACTGATCGCATTGTTCACGGCGGTCAACCAAACGCAGCGATTACCGCTCTTTGAGCAGAAGGTCTTCGACCTGGAAAGAAACCTGACGACGCTGCAGCAAGCGCTGCTGACCGATACGGAACAGCTTATGCTCGATTATTTTAACCAGGATATTCACCCTATTTTGGAGAATTTCAGGAAAAACAACAAAAATAGCGTCGCCACCGAAGCCATCGACAGCTATTTTGAGCGGATCAACCTCTCTATCGGCGGTTTTTATGAGGCCCGACAGGATTATGACAACTCCATCACGCTGATCAACAAAAGGCTGGTGGCGATCCTCGACGAAAAGCAGGTGGAAGCCCAAGAATACTTTCCTCATTATTACGAGCGCTACAAGACAGATGGTATCGAGCACAACATGTATATCGGGGCCTCCATCGCTCCCGACAAAAATTTTGACCTCTATTACTTAAGGAATTTACGTTTATGGCAATTGCAGGTCATGTGTGAGATGGAAAGTCAGTTTAGGCAGCTGCAGCCCGAGTTACCACATCAGCTGGAGGTAACCTCCCTGATCCTAGTCTTCGCTACTCCCATTTCCATCCGTTTCCGCATGGACGAGAAACAGTTCGATATCGATGGATCCTACAATGTACGCTACGAGATTGCTAAGAAACGAATTGACAAAGCCAAGATCAAGGGTTCTACAGAGCGCATTACCCAAAAAGGCAAATTGGTCATTGTCTATTCCAATGTACACGAAGAGGCTGAATACCTCAGCTATATTAACCTATTGCAGCACAAAGGGCTAATAGACAGCGAAATAGAACACTTTGAGGTAGAAGATCTTCAGGGATTGGTCGGATTGAAAGCGATCCGCGTTAGGTTTAAGTTTGGAGATACATAG
- a CDS encoding hydroxymethylglutaryl-CoA reductase, translated as MKTPLNKQEEFASRFPILTDTRLSPSLFQGNIENFIGMSQVPTGVIGPLKVHGTSANGNYHIPLATTEGALVASYHRGSKACLLAGGITSICLQEGVQRSPVFKFENIKDLSLFVSWFLAEKENFQEIVKRTSRFAKLTDTRIQIEGNHLTISFEYFTADAAGQNMVTICTEAICRFMIDSCPIKPSHWFIEGNSSGDKKATAAAFNHVRGKKVTAEITLPANIVSEILKTSAELMDRYWRTSTMGVIQSGAIGAQGHYANGLAALFLATGQDVACVAEAATGITRMEHNKDGSLYAAVTLPNLIVGTIGGGTALPTQRECLEMMDCYGEGNAIKYAEIAAALALAGELSIAAALSAGHFTQAHQKLGRKKSL; from the coding sequence ATGAAAACCCCATTAAATAAACAAGAGGAATTCGCAAGCCGATTCCCGATCTTGACAGACACCCGTCTATCGCCATCACTCTTCCAGGGCAACATTGAAAACTTCATCGGCATGAGTCAAGTCCCTACAGGGGTCATCGGCCCCCTTAAAGTTCATGGCACTTCAGCCAACGGAAATTACCATATTCCCCTTGCGACAACTGAGGGTGCATTGGTTGCATCCTATCATCGCGGATCTAAAGCCTGTTTGCTCGCCGGCGGGATTACATCGATCTGTCTGCAAGAAGGAGTTCAGAGAAGCCCTGTATTCAAATTTGAGAATATCAAGGATTTAAGTCTTTTTGTTTCCTGGTTCCTCGCAGAGAAAGAAAACTTTCAGGAAATCGTCAAACGCACAAGCAGATTTGCGAAGTTAACCGATACCCGCATACAGATTGAAGGCAACCATTTAACCATATCCTTTGAATATTTCACTGCCGATGCGGCTGGCCAGAATATGGTTACCATCTGCACAGAGGCCATCTGCCGGTTTATGATTGACTCTTGTCCTATTAAGCCCAGTCACTGGTTTATTGAGGGAAACAGCTCGGGAGACAAAAAAGCGACCGCCGCGGCTTTCAATCATGTCAGAGGTAAAAAGGTAACAGCTGAAATAACATTACCGGCCAACATCGTGTCCGAAATTCTCAAAACTTCAGCCGAGCTGATGGATCGTTATTGGCGTACGTCCACCATGGGTGTTATCCAAAGTGGAGCTATAGGTGCACAGGGGCATTATGCCAATGGATTGGCCGCTTTGTTTTTGGCAACGGGTCAGGATGTCGCCTGCGTCGCCGAAGCGGCAACGGGTATCACGCGAATGGAGCATAATAAAGACGGCTCCCTCTATGCTGCCGTGACTTTACCCAATCTTATTGTCGGCACTATTGGTGGTGGAACAGCACTTCCGACCCAAAGAGAGTGCCTGGAAATGATGGACTGTTATGGCGAAGGGAATGCCATAAAATATGCCGAAATAGCTGCAGCCCTTGCACTCGCCGGAGAATTATCTATTGCCGCGGCCCTTTCGGCAGGTCATTTTACACAGGCACATCAAAAATTAGGCAGAAAAAAATCACTATAA
- a CDS encoding CDP-alcohol phosphatidyltransferase family protein — protein METKKENRWNVPNALSAYRILALPFISYAFLTADRDLFILLLSINLISDILDGLIARLFNLQTEFGAKIDSIADIGTYLMAFIGMITLEKGFVMAYKIEFILLIALWIVPQIYALIRFKRFPSFHLWSYKLTGYLQGIFIFSYFVLGFNSFYFHIMLTVSYLAYLEELILVIILPRLQSNLKSIFLIQLQKKA, from the coding sequence ATGGAAACTAAAAAAGAAAACAGATGGAATGTGCCCAATGCACTTTCGGCCTACCGTATACTGGCATTACCCTTTATCAGCTATGCCTTTTTAACAGCAGACAGGGATCTCTTTATCCTATTACTGTCCATCAACCTGATTAGCGATATCCTCGATGGATTAATCGCCAGGCTATTTAACCTTCAGACAGAATTTGGCGCCAAAATAGATTCGATCGCAGATATCGGAACATACCTCATGGCATTCATCGGCATGATAACATTGGAAAAAGGATTTGTAATGGCCTATAAAATCGAATTTATCCTACTTATTGCCCTGTGGATTGTTCCCCAGATCTATGCTCTTATCCGATTTAAACGCTTTCCCAGCTTCCATTTATGGTCCTATAAATTAACAGGCTATCTTCAGGGCATATTTATCTTTAGCTATTTTGTACTCGGATTTAACAGCTTTTATTTCCACATAATGCTAACCGTAAGTTATTTGGCCTACCTGGAAGAATTAATCCTCGTGATTATTCTCCCGAGGTTGCAATCCAATCTGAAAAGTATATTCCTTATCCAATTACAAAAAAAAGCTTAA